Proteins found in one Candidatus Eisenbacteria bacterium genomic segment:
- a CDS encoding CCA tRNA nucleotidyltransferase: MVRSSMPRMLRARPLLINARNDRPGSGTALIPSPSMTPVRLDPSQVPAPILEILRRLGDAGHRAYLVGGAVRELLRGVPLQDWDVGTSATPDQVLGLYPDAIATGARFGTLTIPTRAGHCEVTTFRIESEYTDARHPEKVTFVRELEEDLKRRDFTVNAIAWDPLAGRIVDPTGGLADLDQGILRAVGEPLERFREDGLRPIRAARFAATLEFQLEERTTRALRETRTEVGRVAAERVQDELMKMLRAREPSRGFEVLRQAGLLGVWLQELEACVAVPQNRYHAYDVYFHTIYTCDAAPAAKPAVRLAAVFHDVGKPRTREERDGGEATFYNHQFVGAAMAEEAMARLRFGREMTETVVHLVRHHMFDYRREWTDAAVRRFIRGVGVEHIADLFDLRIADNIGNGLKTGFPHYLEELRARVDAILEAEEALSVQDLAVDGNDVMTILHLPPSPRVGGILNQLLEEVLENPQLNTRERLLERIRAGFSIDTRESRT, from the coding sequence GTGGTTCGCTCGTCCATGCCCCGCATGCTACGGGCGCGGCCGCTTCTGATCAACGCCCGGAATGATCGTCCGGGGTCTGGCACCGCTCTGATACCATCGCCTTCGATGACCCCTGTCCGTTTGGATCCCTCCCAGGTGCCGGCGCCCATCCTCGAGATCCTGCGCCGGCTCGGCGATGCGGGGCATCGTGCCTATCTCGTCGGCGGCGCGGTGCGGGAGCTCTTGCGCGGCGTGCCGCTCCAAGACTGGGACGTCGGCACGAGCGCGACCCCGGATCAGGTGCTTGGGCTTTACCCGGACGCGATCGCGACCGGCGCCCGCTTCGGAACGCTCACGATCCCGACGAGGGCGGGGCACTGCGAGGTCACGACCTTTCGGATCGAGTCGGAGTACACGGACGCCCGCCACCCAGAGAAGGTGACGTTCGTCCGCGAGCTGGAAGAAGACCTGAAGCGCCGCGACTTCACCGTCAACGCGATCGCCTGGGATCCGCTGGCCGGCCGGATCGTCGATCCCACGGGCGGTCTTGCCGACTTGGATCAGGGAATCCTGCGGGCCGTCGGTGAACCGCTGGAGCGTTTTCGCGAGGACGGCTTGCGCCCGATCCGCGCCGCCCGCTTCGCCGCGACGCTGGAATTTCAGCTCGAGGAGCGCACGACACGCGCGCTCCGGGAAACGCGCACCGAGGTGGGCAGGGTCGCCGCCGAGCGCGTGCAGGATGAGCTCATGAAAATGCTGCGCGCCCGCGAGCCTTCGCGCGGGTTCGAGGTGCTGCGGCAGGCGGGGCTTCTCGGCGTGTGGCTGCAGGAGCTCGAAGCGTGCGTGGCGGTGCCGCAAAACCGGTACCACGCGTACGACGTCTACTTCCACACGATCTATACCTGTGACGCCGCCCCGGCCGCGAAACCCGCCGTGCGGCTCGCGGCGGTGTTCCACGACGTGGGGAAGCCTCGAACCCGCGAAGAGCGCGACGGCGGCGAGGCGACCTTCTACAACCACCAGTTCGTGGGCGCGGCGATGGCGGAAGAGGCGATGGCCAGGCTCCGTTTCGGTCGTGAGATGACGGAGACGGTGGTTCACCTCGTACGGCACCACATGTTCGACTACCGTCGCGAATGGACGGACGCCGCGGTCCGGCGATTCATCCGGGGCGTCGGCGTGGAGCACATCGCGGACCTCTTCGATCTCAGAATCGCGGACAACATCGGAAACGGCCTCAAGACCGGATTTCCTCATTATCTCGAGGAGCTTCGGGCACGCGTCGACGCGATTCTCGAGGCTGAAGAGGCCCTTTCGGTTCAGGACTTGGCCGTGGACGGGAACGACGTCATGACGATCCTCCATCTACCGCCGTCTCCCAGGGTAGGCGGGATCTTGAATCAACTTCTCGAGGAGGTCTTGGAAAACCCCCAGCTCAACACGCGGGAACGCCTTTTGGAGCGGATCCGAGCCGGGTTTTCGATTGACACCCGGGAATCCCGGACCTAG
- the rsfS gene encoding ribosome silencing factor — translation MQAKDLAREAARLTLTKRAEDVLILDLRELDGVCDYFVLATGQSEVQTRAIADAVDEGMRARGVRPWHVEGYEARRWILLDYVDFVVHVFHARAREYYLLDKLWGDAHRETVAD, via the coding sequence ATTCAAGCGAAGGACCTCGCCCGGGAAGCGGCGCGGTTGACGCTGACCAAGCGCGCCGAGGACGTCCTGATCCTGGATCTGCGGGAGCTCGACGGCGTGTGCGACTACTTCGTGCTGGCGACCGGCCAGTCCGAAGTTCAGACGCGCGCGATCGCGGACGCAGTCGATGAAGGGATGCGCGCCCGCGGGGTCCGTCCGTGGCACGTCGAGGGCTACGAGGCACGGCGCTGGATCCTTCTCGATTACGTCGATTTCGTCGTGCACGTCTTTCACGCGCGGGCGCGCGAATACTACCTGTTAGACAAGCTATGGGGCGATGCCCACCGAGAAACCGTGGCCGATTGA
- a CDS encoding polyprenyl synthetase family protein encodes MNFSRRSWKTPSSTRGNAFWSGSEPGFRLTPGNPGPRLTARPHRNHALGSPLTARRQAPEVLPAEAPTLEAIRSPIAEPFERFQTELDQAFLCDVGLVGAVGAHLHRAYGKRFRPTLVLLAAKGFGRVTDEAVFGAVVVELIHTATLIHDDSVDKSLLRRGLPTVNTAFNNDTAILMGDYLYSKAFSILVNRKMYDAMDLLAEATHRMSQGELRQIEQKNRLDLTETEYMRVIDEKTACLMSAGCELGAGAGGADKKRRAAFNRFGRAVGLAFQITDDVFDYLGAENVIGKAMGNDLDGGKITLPLINALREAPERERRDMEDLIRSRDFRNGHWSDVVRFVTAHGGVAYSQKRSAELADRAERELDLVPDLEIREALQSAVRYAVTRER; translated from the coding sequence ATCAACTTCTCGAGGAGGTCTTGGAAAACCCCCAGCTCAACACGCGGGAACGCCTTTTGGAGCGGATCCGAGCCGGGTTTTCGATTGACACCCGGGAATCCCGGACCTAGGCTGACGGCCCGTCCACATAGAAACCATGCGCTAGGGAGTCCATTGACCGCTCGCAGACAAGCGCCAGAAGTGCTTCCGGCGGAAGCACCGACGCTGGAGGCTATCCGGAGCCCAATCGCGGAGCCGTTCGAGCGGTTTCAGACCGAGCTCGACCAGGCCTTTCTCTGCGATGTCGGGCTGGTCGGCGCGGTCGGCGCCCACCTCCATCGCGCCTACGGAAAACGCTTCCGCCCCACGCTTGTTCTCCTTGCCGCCAAGGGTTTCGGTCGGGTCACCGACGAAGCGGTCTTCGGAGCCGTGGTCGTCGAGCTGATCCACACGGCCACCCTGATTCACGACGACAGCGTGGACAAGAGCCTGCTCCGCCGCGGCCTTCCCACCGTCAACACGGCGTTCAACAACGACACGGCCATCCTGATGGGGGACTATCTCTATTCCAAGGCGTTCTCGATCCTCGTGAATCGGAAAATGTACGACGCGATGGATCTCCTGGCCGAGGCGACTCATCGGATGAGCCAGGGAGAGCTGCGGCAGATCGAACAGAAAAACCGGCTCGATTTGACCGAGACCGAATACATGAGGGTCATCGACGAAAAGACCGCCTGCCTCATGTCGGCCGGCTGCGAGCTGGGGGCGGGCGCGGGAGGCGCCGACAAGAAGCGCCGCGCCGCGTTCAACCGTTTCGGCCGAGCGGTGGGCCTCGCGTTCCAGATCACGGACGATGTCTTTGACTACCTGGGTGCCGAGAACGTGATCGGAAAGGCGATGGGGAACGACTTGGACGGCGGAAAGATCACGCTCCCCTTGATCAATGCGCTGCGAGAAGCGCCCGAGCGGGAGAGGCGTGACATGGAGGATCTGATTCGTTCGCGCGATTTCCGGAACGGCCACTGGTCGGACGTGGTGCGGTTCGTCACGGCTCACGGTGGCGTCGCGTACAGCCAGAAGCGGAGCGCGGAGCTGGCGGACCGCGCCGAGCGGGAGCTCGACTTGGTTCCCGACCTCGAGATCCGCGAAGCCCTACAATCCGCCGTCCGGTACGCGGTGACGCGCGAGCGTTGA
- a CDS encoding Gfo/Idh/MocA family oxidoreductase has protein sequence MPAVPQGITRVGLIGVGAIAQVNHLPALARMKDVEIFGICDDDPEKARVVAERFRVPHALSDYEKLLRLKELDAVIVATPNHLHAPMTLAALDYGKHVLCEKPPARTASEAEMMAEAARRSGKTLMYAMNNRFRAEAQILRRFIERRELGDIFYAKTGWLRYRTERGGPEWYTNKRSSGGGVLMDLGVQMLDLSVWLLGNPKVVSVTATKYGRDPRQDVEDTVAAMLLLENGASLTLEVSWALLLEKNFAYLNLYGTEGAALLHPFRIHKEMGGRLKDVTPSLDSGRNLYKQSYESELEHFLRCISQGERPQASPEEGLHIMRIIDAIYQSAETRREVRLH, from the coding sequence GTGCCTGCCGTGCCCCAGGGTATCACCCGCGTCGGACTGATCGGGGTCGGAGCCATTGCGCAGGTCAATCACCTGCCCGCCCTCGCGCGCATGAAGGACGTCGAGATCTTTGGCATTTGCGACGACGATCCCGAGAAGGCGCGCGTCGTGGCGGAGCGGTTCAGGGTTCCGCACGCGCTCTCCGACTACGAGAAGCTGCTCCGTTTGAAGGAGCTCGACGCGGTGATCGTGGCCACGCCCAACCACCTTCATGCTCCGATGACGCTCGCCGCGCTGGACTACGGCAAGCACGTCCTCTGCGAGAAGCCGCCGGCGCGGACGGCGTCGGAGGCGGAGATGATGGCGGAGGCGGCCCGGCGCTCGGGAAAGACTCTGATGTACGCCATGAACAATCGGTTCCGCGCCGAGGCCCAAATCCTGCGCCGCTTCATCGAGCGTCGAGAGCTGGGAGATATCTTCTACGCCAAGACCGGCTGGCTGCGATATCGCACGGAGCGGGGCGGCCCCGAGTGGTACACCAACAAGCGGAGCTCCGGGGGCGGCGTCTTGATGGACCTCGGCGTTCAGATGCTCGATCTCTCGGTCTGGCTCTTGGGCAACCCCAAGGTGGTCTCCGTGACCGCGACCAAATACGGCCGCGATCCACGCCAGGACGTTGAAGACACGGTGGCCGCGATGCTGCTCCTTGAGAACGGCGCCTCGCTCACGCTGGAAGTGAGTTGGGCGCTCCTGCTCGAGAAGAATTTCGCGTACTTGAACCTGTACGGGACGGAAGGGGCAGCCCTCCTGCACCCGTTCCGGATCCACAAGGAAATGGGAGGGAGGCTCAAGGATGTCACGCCCTCGCTCGACTCGGGGCGGAACCTGTACAAGCAATCCTACGAATCGGAGCTCGAGCACTTTCTGCGCTGTATCAGCCAAGGCGAACGCCCTCAGGCTTCTCCGGAGGAGGGTCTCCACATCATGAGGATCATCGACGCGATCTACCAGTCCGCCGAGACTCGCCGCGAGGTTCGGCTCCATTAA
- a CDS encoding two-component system response regulator (DNA-binding response regulator in two-component regulatory system with ZraS; response regulator/sigma54 interaction protein), translating into MGRGMASPPEAAGRCTLEHVAREGFGPYAESLGLVGISPGIRELGERIRALAKSHATVLILGETGTGKELVARALHALSLRPAGPFIPHNFGAITDTLVESELFGHTRGSFTGAHADRAGLFEAADKGTLFLDEIGDASPSVQSRLLRVVQEGEIRRVGDSRARRVDVRILAATHRNLSAEVSEGRFRADLFYRLHVLTLAIPPLRERLGDIPLLAAHVLTRLSRRDRVPVRGIREDALAALVEHAWPGNVRELMGALERACHALDSSGWVTRRSLGEGFGRDASALVRERAADLKERTRAYEAELIRSALQSHGGNKAGAARSLGITRQGLWKKMRRLREFDPDSP; encoded by the coding sequence GTGGGACGGGGGATGGCATCCCCTCCCGAGGCGGCGGGGCGCTGCACGCTCGAGCACGTCGCACGGGAGGGCTTTGGGCCTTACGCCGAGTCGCTCGGGCTCGTCGGGATAAGCCCCGGAATCCGCGAGCTCGGCGAGCGGATCCGGGCCCTCGCGAAGAGCCACGCCACCGTGCTCATTCTGGGCGAGACCGGCACGGGAAAAGAGCTGGTCGCCCGAGCCCTGCACGCGCTCTCGTTGCGTCCTGCCGGGCCTTTCATACCTCACAACTTCGGCGCGATCACCGACACGCTCGTCGAGAGCGAGCTCTTCGGCCACACCCGGGGCTCGTTCACCGGAGCCCACGCCGATCGCGCGGGTCTCTTCGAGGCGGCCGACAAGGGTACGCTCTTCCTGGACGAGATCGGCGACGCGAGCCCCTCGGTGCAGAGCCGCCTCCTGCGCGTGGTGCAGGAAGGGGAGATTCGCCGCGTGGGGGATTCACGCGCGAGGCGCGTTGACGTCCGGATCCTGGCGGCGACACACCGCAATCTGAGCGCGGAGGTCTCGGAGGGTCGCTTTCGCGCGGACCTCTTCTACCGGCTCCACGTGCTCACGCTCGCGATACCGCCGCTCCGCGAGCGGCTGGGAGATATTCCGCTCCTGGCCGCCCACGTTCTCACGCGGCTTTCGCGGCGGGATCGCGTTCCGGTGCGGGGGATCCGCGAGGACGCGCTGGCCGCCCTGGTGGAGCACGCGTGGCCCGGGAACGTGCGGGAGTTGATGGGCGCGCTCGAGCGCGCCTGCCACGCGCTCGATTCCTCCGGGTGGGTGACGCGCCGCTCGCTCGGCGAGGGCTTCGGGCGCGACGCGTCGGCGCTGGTCCGTGAACGTGCCGCCGATCTCAAGGAGCGGACCCGCGCGTACGAAGCCGAGCTGATTCGGAGCGCGCTTCAGTCGCATGGTGGGAACAAGGCGGGCGCCGCGCGCTCGCTGGGCATCACGCGTCAGGGGCTGTGGAAGAAGATGCGCCGACTTCGTGAATTCGATCCCGATTCGCCTTGA
- a CDS encoding HD-GYP domain-containing protein gives MGRRLEAELVTPVEPKQATAKPAAWSPGFLWMLLPSFLAALPVLLAIFGGPEVKQTRWDVVGVGVWFVLLILAEALPVPMIRGGTMTIASILDVGAILLFGPWVAGALDLITTLAAQMLILRQRPGDATLNAGLYASTTILAGCAYLAAGGSLGSPRLGPDLLPVLIAGSLYFMLNTGAVSLLMGTRTGEDPGRIWRHQFRDGIPQYALSIGFGLLFARVRVAAGIPGVLLLVLPLLSARYALQLYADLKEDLASFVRALSVVLDAVDPYTHEHSVRVAEYSVRVARHLGLREDEVETIHYAALCHDIGKIAQHPEVIRKPEALDHEERRLMMRHPEAGARIVGQIRALRSAAAMVRTHHWRPDGRGYPAGLGDSDVPLGARIIHACDAFDAMTSDRPYRKGLPAQRALAELRRHSGSQFDPRPVAALSELHESGGLHIAPRDSELLVEIF, from the coding sequence TTGGGTCGCAGACTGGAAGCGGAGCTCGTGACGCCGGTCGAGCCGAAGCAGGCTACGGCGAAGCCCGCCGCGTGGAGCCCGGGGTTTCTCTGGATGCTGCTGCCGTCGTTCCTGGCGGCCCTTCCCGTCCTTCTCGCGATCTTCGGCGGGCCGGAGGTGAAGCAGACGCGGTGGGACGTCGTGGGCGTCGGCGTCTGGTTCGTGCTCCTCATCCTGGCGGAGGCGCTGCCCGTTCCGATGATCCGCGGCGGAACGATGACGATCGCGTCGATCCTGGACGTGGGCGCGATCCTGCTCTTCGGCCCGTGGGTCGCGGGTGCGCTCGACCTGATCACCACGCTTGCCGCCCAGATGCTGATCCTGCGCCAGCGCCCCGGCGACGCGACGCTCAACGCGGGCCTCTATGCGTCGACCACGATTCTCGCGGGCTGCGCGTATCTCGCCGCGGGGGGATCGCTCGGGTCGCCGCGTCTGGGGCCGGATCTCCTCCCGGTGCTCATCGCGGGCTCCCTTTATTTCATGCTCAATACCGGCGCCGTGAGTCTCCTCATGGGCACGCGGACGGGCGAGGATCCCGGCCGAATCTGGCGCCATCAGTTCCGCGACGGTATCCCGCAGTATGCGCTCTCGATCGGGTTCGGCCTTCTGTTCGCCCGGGTCCGCGTCGCGGCGGGAATCCCGGGCGTGCTGCTTCTCGTGCTCCCGCTCCTGTCCGCGCGGTACGCGCTCCAGCTCTACGCCGATCTCAAGGAGGATCTCGCTAGCTTCGTCCGCGCGTTGAGCGTGGTGCTCGACGCCGTGGATCCGTACACGCATGAGCACTCGGTCCGCGTCGCCGAGTACTCTGTGCGCGTGGCGCGGCACCTGGGGCTTCGCGAGGACGAGGTGGAGACGATCCACTACGCGGCGCTCTGCCACGACATCGGGAAGATCGCCCAGCATCCGGAGGTGATCCGAAAACCCGAGGCGCTCGACCACGAGGAGCGCCGGCTCATGATGCGCCACCCCGAGGCGGGCGCTCGTATCGTGGGACAGATCCGCGCGCTCCGCTCCGCGGCGGCGATGGTGCGCACCCACCACTGGCGGCCTGATGGGCGAGGCTATCCGGCGGGGCTCGGCGATTCGGACGTGCCGCTGGGTGCCCGGATCATCCACGCGTGCGACGCGTTCGACGCGATGACCTCGGACCGGCCCTATCGGAAGGGGCTCCCCGCCCAGCGGGCCCTCGCAGAGCTCCGCCGGCACTCCGGCTCCCAGTTCGATCCGAGGCCGGTCGCGGCGCTCTCCGAGCTCCACGAATCGGGCGGCCTGCATATCGCTCCACGGGATTCGGAGCTGCTCGTCGAGATATTCTGA
- a CDS encoding sugar kinase → MAIAVVGSLGLDTIETPAGRVEDVLGGSAAYFSLAARRFVPVSLVAVVGTDFPEEARRALEQPDLDLSGLEVQEGRTFRWEGVYSRDMNTRETRRTELNVFERFRPKLHDGIRSFRNIFLANIDPVLQREVLDQLKDPRLVLCDTMNYWIHNKREALLAILKRVRILLINEEEARELTGESLTHRAARAILSLGPETVAIKQGEHGAFLLGRDLYFTCPAVPIESVIDPTGAGDTFAGGFFGALARMGRLTDRTLRAAAVYGCVMASFTVEDFGVQGLLRAKRAEVLRRADEIMEMTRFSLDDTARLLR, encoded by the coding sequence TTGGCGATCGCCGTCGTCGGTTCCCTCGGGCTGGACACGATCGAGACTCCCGCGGGGCGCGTGGAGGATGTCCTCGGCGGGTCGGCCGCGTATTTCTCTCTCGCCGCGCGGCGCTTTGTTCCCGTCTCGCTCGTTGCGGTCGTCGGCACCGATTTCCCGGAGGAGGCTCGGCGCGCCTTGGAGCAGCCGGATCTGGACCTCTCAGGGCTGGAGGTTCAGGAGGGGCGAACCTTCCGCTGGGAGGGCGTCTACAGCCGCGACATGAATACGCGCGAAACGAGGCGCACCGAGCTCAACGTGTTCGAGCGTTTCCGCCCGAAGCTCCACGACGGAATCCGGTCGTTTCGAAATATCTTCCTCGCCAACATCGACCCGGTTCTCCAGCGTGAGGTGCTCGATCAGCTCAAGGATCCGAGGCTCGTGCTCTGCGACACGATGAACTACTGGATCCACAACAAGCGGGAGGCCCTGCTCGCGATTCTCAAGCGGGTTCGCATCCTCCTCATCAACGAAGAGGAGGCGCGCGAGCTGACCGGCGAGTCGCTCACGCACCGCGCCGCGCGGGCGATCCTGAGCCTCGGCCCGGAGACCGTGGCGATCAAGCAGGGAGAGCACGGCGCGTTCTTGCTGGGACGCGACCTCTACTTCACCTGTCCGGCGGTTCCGATCGAGAGCGTGATCGATCCGACCGGGGCCGGCGATACGTTCGCGGGCGGATTCTTCGGCGCGCTCGCGCGGATGGGCCGCCTCACCGACCGCACGCTCCGTGCCGCGGCCGTCTACGGATGCGTGATGGCGTCCTTCACCGTGGAGGATTTCGGCGTGCAGGGGCTGCTCCGCGCGAAGCGCGCGGAGGTTCTCCGCAGGGCGGACGAGATCATGGAGATGACCCGGTTCAGCCTGGACGACACGGCGCGGCTCCTTCGTTGA
- a CDS encoding arginine--tRNA ligase → MPTEKPWPIEAYLAERLEGAIARAGFSMPDGARVEVEVPREPEHGDWATPVALTLAKTARRPPREVAGALLRSLEIEPDVVSGVEAAGAGFINFRLAPAWLAANVRRILSDPAAYGNSPVGRGEKVLIEYVSANPTGPLNVVNARAASIGDALIRILNTAGYEASGEFYANDWGLQAELFGASIRTRFAERIGVQAPAIPEEGYAGSYVTEVADAIPESQGREWLAHPEREQRLRFAAWGIDRMLERQKRELTRFGARIDRWFRESELHRGGAVEKARARLAERGLSEERDGALWFRSTAFGDQEDRVIVRANGEPTYFLADAAYHHDKFSRRFDRLIDLLGPDHHGHIQRMQGVIEAMGWPRDRFEVILIQWVRLLRGGEPVKMSKRAGEFITLEDLVDEVGVDAARFFFLMRRAESPLDFDLELAVKRSEDNPVYYVQYAHARIAHILDYARQQGVADPGPDSARSELLHEAETLVLLRGIAGFPSLVAAAARHREPHRIPIYLKELAAKFHSFYHQHRVVGPDVAVTAARLLLTRATGVVLRRGLELLGVSAPESM, encoded by the coding sequence ATGCCCACCGAGAAACCGTGGCCGATTGAGGCCTACCTCGCCGAACGCTTAGAGGGGGCGATCGCGCGCGCGGGCTTCTCGATGCCCGACGGCGCGCGGGTCGAGGTCGAGGTGCCGCGTGAGCCGGAGCACGGCGACTGGGCCACCCCGGTGGCGCTCACCCTCGCGAAGACGGCACGCCGGCCGCCGCGGGAGGTGGCCGGCGCATTGCTCCGATCCTTGGAGATCGAGCCGGACGTGGTGAGCGGCGTGGAAGCCGCCGGGGCGGGGTTCATCAACTTTCGGCTGGCGCCCGCCTGGCTCGCCGCGAACGTCCGGCGTATTCTCTCGGACCCTGCCGCCTACGGCAATTCTCCGGTGGGCCGGGGAGAGAAGGTCCTGATCGAGTATGTGAGCGCCAATCCGACCGGACCGCTGAACGTCGTCAATGCCCGAGCCGCGAGTATCGGAGACGCCTTGATCCGGATTCTGAACACCGCGGGCTACGAGGCGAGCGGCGAATTCTACGCGAACGACTGGGGGCTCCAGGCGGAGCTCTTCGGCGCTTCGATCCGGACGCGCTTCGCGGAGCGGATCGGCGTCCAGGCTCCGGCGATCCCCGAAGAGGGCTACGCGGGGAGCTATGTGACCGAGGTCGCCGACGCGATCCCGGAATCCCAGGGACGCGAGTGGCTGGCGCATCCGGAGCGCGAGCAACGCTTGCGGTTCGCCGCTTGGGGCATCGACCGGATGCTGGAACGTCAGAAGCGGGAGCTCACCCGCTTCGGCGCGCGCATCGATCGGTGGTTTCGGGAAAGCGAGCTCCATCGCGGCGGCGCGGTCGAAAAGGCCCGCGCCCGGCTTGCGGAGCGGGGGCTGAGCGAGGAGAGGGACGGCGCCCTCTGGTTTCGCTCGACCGCCTTCGGCGATCAGGAGGACCGCGTGATCGTGAGGGCGAACGGGGAGCCGACCTATTTCCTCGCCGATGCCGCGTATCACCACGACAAGTTCTCGCGCCGGTTCGATCGGCTCATCGATCTCTTGGGCCCGGACCACCACGGCCACATCCAGAGGATGCAGGGCGTGATCGAGGCGATGGGGTGGCCGCGCGATCGCTTCGAAGTGATCCTGATCCAGTGGGTGCGCCTCTTGCGTGGCGGGGAGCCGGTCAAGATGTCCAAGCGCGCCGGCGAGTTCATCACCCTGGAAGACCTGGTGGACGAGGTGGGGGTGGACGCGGCCCGGTTCTTCTTCCTGATGCGGCGCGCCGAGAGCCCTCTCGACTTCGATCTCGAGCTGGCGGTGAAGCGCAGCGAGGACAACCCCGTCTACTACGTCCAGTACGCGCACGCCCGGATCGCGCATATTCTCGACTACGCGCGACAGCAGGGGGTGGCGGATCCGGGGCCCGATTCCGCGCGATCTGAGCTCTTGCACGAAGCGGAGACCTTGGTTCTCTTGCGCGGAATCGCCGGGTTTCCTTCGCTGGTCGCGGCGGCGGCAAGGCATCGGGAGCCGCATCGCATTCCCATTTATCTCAAGGAGTTGGCGGCCAAGTTTCATTCCTTTTATCACCAGCACCGTGTCGTCGGCCCGGACGTCGCGGTCACGGCGGCGAGGCTCCTCCTCACCCGCGCGACGGGGGTGGTGTTGCGGCGCGGGCTCGAGCTCTTGGGCGTGAGCGCGCCGGAGTCGATGTAG
- a CDS encoding phosphoribosylformylglycinamidine cyclo-ligase, with protein sequence MSRYRDAGVNIRKGEEALDRIRELCRSTFNANVAADLGGFAGAYRIPGVPGRLLAASMDGVGTKLKVAILCGKHDSIGADLVRHCGNDILVHGATPLFFLDYVAMGTLDPPRVEELVSGLARGCREVGCALIGGETAEMPGLYAPGEYDLAGAIVGLTSEAEWIDGSTIVAGDILLGLPAVGLHTNGYSLARRILFDTMGLAVSDRLPFGDATVGQELLKPHPYYGPPVRIARAAGAVRGMAHITGGGIPGNLVRALPPGLSAEVTVGTWPVLPVFRFLREAGQVSEVEAYEVWNMGLGMILVVKQEDAPAVERALGQAGHPHYRIGVIAKGRREVRLTA encoded by the coding sequence ATGAGCCGGTATCGCGACGCGGGGGTGAACATCCGCAAGGGGGAGGAAGCGCTCGACCGCATCCGCGAGCTCTGCCGCTCGACGTTCAATGCGAACGTGGCGGCCGATCTCGGCGGGTTCGCGGGCGCCTACCGGATTCCGGGCGTCCCCGGACGGTTGCTCGCCGCGAGCATGGACGGCGTCGGCACGAAGCTCAAGGTCGCGATCCTCTGCGGGAAGCACGACTCGATCGGGGCGGACCTCGTTCGCCATTGCGGCAACGACATCCTCGTCCACGGAGCGACCCCGCTCTTCTTCCTCGACTACGTCGCCATGGGCACGCTCGACCCCCCGCGGGTCGAGGAGCTGGTCTCGGGTCTCGCGCGCGGATGCCGCGAGGTGGGCTGCGCGCTCATCGGGGGAGAGACGGCCGAGATGCCGGGCCTCTACGCGCCGGGCGAGTACGATCTCGCGGGCGCGATCGTGGGGCTCACGTCCGAGGCGGAATGGATCGACGGCTCGACGATCGTCGCGGGGGACATCCTCCTGGGGCTTCCCGCGGTCGGGCTCCACACCAACGGATACTCGCTCGCGAGAAGGATCCTCTTCGATACGATGGGGCTCGCCGTGTCCGACCGGCTGCCGTTCGGAGACGCCACGGTGGGGCAGGAGCTGCTCAAGCCTCATCCTTACTACGGCCCACCCGTGCGGATCGCGCGCGCCGCGGGCGCGGTGCGCGGGATGGCGCACATCACGGGCGGAGGGATTCCGGGAAACCTCGTCCGCGCGCTCCCCCCCGGGCTCTCTGCGGAGGTAACGGTGGGGACCTGGCCCGTGCTCCCGGTCTTCCGCTTTCTCCGCGAGGCGGGACAAGTGAGCGAGGTGGAAGCGTACGAAGTGTGGAACATGGGTCTCGGCATGATCCTCGTCGTGAAGCAGGAGGACGCGCCGGCGGTGGAGCGTGCCCTGGGGCAGGCCGGCCACCCCCACTATCGCATCGGCGTCATCGCGAAAGGGCGCCGCGAGGTGAGGCTCACGGCGTAG